From the Cloeon dipterum chromosome 4, ieCloDipt1.1, whole genome shotgun sequence genome, the window GAGGAGTTGAACCTGAGTGGCAACCTGTTCATCGAGATCCCGACCCAGGCCCTGGCGGACACGCACGCCCTGAAGATCCTCACCCTGGATGACAATCCGATCCGCAACCTGGACAAGGACTGCTTCCCCTACATGCCAACCCTGGAGCACCTTTCGCTGAACAACCTGCCAAACCTGACCGTGGTCGGCGCTGAGGCCTTTTACGGCATGCAAAACCTCGAAGAACTCATCATGGTGGACAACCCGCATCTGATGTACATTGATCCTGAGGCGTTCAAGGGGCAAACGGACGGTGATCAGTGGACTTTGAAAAGAGTAAGTTTTTTAACAATCcatgattcaattttaaattttcctcgcCAGCTGCACCTGAACGGCAACAGCCTCGGCCGCCTGCCTAAGGAGTTGCTGAAAAGGTGGGACGCCCTGGACGAGCTGCGTCTGCAGGGCAATCCCTGGATCTGCGATTGCGACAGCCAATGGATTGTCACAGACTTGATTCACATTTTGGACAGCATGGCCGCGCCCAGTCTAGTGTAAGCCCGCTTTTGGTGATAAGGCATAATCTAGATGCAATAttaattgaggaaaattgCGTCGCTCGATGATACCTATTTGTTCTTCGCTGAGCGGAGCGACTATTTTACTTCTGCTCGAGATAACCgttcaagagcaaaaataaacattggGACGCGTGAGCGAGAGATAAAgaccattatttattttttattaggtGCCATGAGCCGATTGAGCTGCGCGGAACAACCTTCCATGATCTAGCGGAGAGCGAATCGCACATGCGGTGCCTCGACTTCTACGGCCACCAGCCCGAGAGGGACGGCGCGATCCTGATCGGCGTGCTGATCGGAGTGTTGCTCGCCGTGCCCATTACGACCGGGCTCGTCATCCTGTGGCGCCGCTTCAGCCCCCAGATCACGGGACGCTACATGCCGAGGACATCCGACTACAGGGCTTTCTACAAACGGGCTGACGCTTCTTTCAGCCACGAAACCACGTGATAGTCAGGATTGCCACAGTTGATCAAACCCATTTATGCTGTAAGGCCTTCTACATGTTTTAAATCTAGTCTGAAAATTGTctttcttataaattttagcGTAAAACagtctgttaaaaaaatattttaaaatattttgctaggAGAAAAACTTTGtaatgattttacaaaatatgaaacaacAATGTTTAATTCATCTcgtgtttgattttaatgttAGCCCTTTAAGTCTAATGAAAATTCCGTTTAATGATTTATAAAAAGGAATAGacctatttaatttctaaattttctgcaCTTTTCACTACAgtgtaaatttagttttgcaAACCAAAGTACTGCTGGATGAGACCTGTGAAAGGGTTGTTTGATAAAATGCGGTACTAAGTCGCCCTTTAACCTTAGTATCCCAAACAGAGGAGAATTTTTAACTACCGTTGAATAAATATGATATATGTAATTcttgtttctaaaaattagtaaCTTTATTGGCAAAATGATAACAAAAATGAACTCTCGCAGCAACGTACGAAACTAATTCGCCGCAAGAACAAATATTGTGGCCATTAACGATCCTAAAATGAACAAACATTGTgtgacaaaaatgtaaaatggtAACTCAGGACAAGTAGATGTATGACCATAGTGGGCGCCCAAACTTCACTTCGGCCCAGCCTTGCAGCGCTGATTCGCTATTTAATTTCCGAAATCGACGAAACGAGCCGTCGGTGTGTTAGAAAACGACGTAAAAAAGTGACGGCAATAGCCGCTGGCTAGTTTTGTGCTCGGAATCAGCACTCAAGAGTGAGCCGAACCTAGGCAGGAGTATGATTGCATTACATAGGAGTTAGGGTTACAGCTTCATTAATTAGTTCTCGTtacacaatatattttttctcttatcTGTggatttgtgtgtgtgtactcaACATTGATTTACTATATTCGACAGAAACATACAGCAGCAGTCttccaaaaattttcctttaacaTTGAACTGTATGTACACGAAAGgtttgtgagaaaaattaattttggcttcgCTGTAACTCTCAAGTAGAGATCGAAATGTTTTACATGTGTTGCCCCGTTTTTGTTGGTTCGaaagaaaatataacattaataaaaaaagaggaatttcACGAGAAGTCGCACTTTTGTCACAAGAGAGAAATACTGAACCGAAAATAAAGAGAATGAAAGAGCACAGGAGGAGATGTGATTTGAGaatagcttaaaatttaatcaacacTCTTCGTCAGCATTGCCAATGTATTTGTTTTACACCCTATCAGATCACGACCGGACCGAACGTGacaataacattatttttgaaacgCACACTCGTGACGGCCGCCGGTAGAAAATGGACGTCCATGGAGTTGGCTTGAATTGCACTTGCGGGGCGGCCGGCGGCGTGTGCGGCCTAAGTCGAAGGGCGCGTTCGGACCGAAGGGCAAAGGAACCTCAAAACACGGTTCAGTACTatgtttcttcttctttttgcagctttgtattttttagtgCCTCTCTTTCTCTAATGTATGTGTTaagtaaaaagaaaacatcgCATTCAATATAGGACCGACTTCGCTCTTTGCAGCAAACCGACGCGAGCGGCGCGGCTGCGGCGCCGTTCCAgtcagcgccgccgccgcccacTGCTCTGCTCTTTGCTCTCAAACGGAAGTAAAGTGATAATTGCacaacaagaaatttttatcaccaCCCAATTCTCTTTCGCGCGcgttgctttttttaaaatacattaatcaattaatattcacTAGAATACTTATAACAGCAGAATTAAACAGTGATATAAACTCTTTCTTTTACATCGTCATCAGCATCGTCATCATATCGACAAACATGCATATAATTTATCCATCTTCTGTACAGAGTTAGGACCGGAGTGCCGAGTCGCTGGTTTAAAAGCCAGGGAAGGGCTCGACCCACTGCCAGGTGGGTCGACCCGCCCCGGACCTAGGTTGACAAATACGTGTTAAAAGTTGGTGGGGTTGTTTGTCTCTCCATCGATCTTTGTAAGTATGTACACGAACGTTAACAGGCTTTGGTTCACAATTTCCTTGTTgttttcccttaaaaattgttctgcTAAAATGCCACTATTTTACGTGCgagtgtctgtgtgtgtgtctctctctccCGCGAGGAGCTTCTCTCTGCGCAGTTAAACAACATGACAGCGAGTTGAGTGTTTGTGAGTGGTTCTTGTCTAGTCAGCCTCCAGCTTGGCTACAATGGTAACTGACGAGGGATTACCCGCCTCGTCCTCTTCCCTGGCTGCTGGCGACTGGCTTGGTAACTTGACGCTTCTGATCACAGTGACACCGCGGACACTGTGCTTTTCGTGGCACTATCTTTGGATAGCAGAGTTCAGTAGGAAGGGTACATAGAACATTTTGCTCTCGAGCAACAACGCTGCTGCCGATTGGACCTGCGAGAAAATGGCATTTTAGAGAGGATTTTGATTGCGGGCGGACGCTTTTACCTCTGGAAGTCGCACCAGCAACTCCTGGAACCGTCCAGGTTGTTGGGGGAAGGAGTGCTCGACGTAGTACTTTAAGCAGTTCATATACCTATCCTGGATTATTTCGAGCTCTCCACAACCTGATCTCCCtgtgaggaaaaaaattaatttttattttctttaattggcaattttgtataatttttctcgCGGTGGCAGTTTTTTGACgaattattttaccatttatGTACACATTAacattgatattttcatttatataaattaaaatgtgcctCGGTActgtctttttattattatgacgtttttattttggacAGAAAATTTACTTGAGTGCAATATTATTTGAGATTACATAGGGTAACAACTAGTgctttgaacttttttaaattatttttgtacgtACCTTGATTCAACATGGTGATCACTTTCAGGCACACATACTCCTCCATCCGGAGACACATTTTCCGGAACATGAGAGTGACGTGggtgattttctcgaccatcAGGCCGACGTCTTGCCGCAGCTGCTCCATGGTTATGTGGCGTCCCATCATAGAGGAAAGGCACGCTTGAAGTGTGCTTAGGTTGTTGGCCACCTACGAAGGGAAATTCGTTAAGTTTGGCCATAAAATGAGACTGACAACTTTTACCTCTTGATTAAAGTCTGTGTTCTGATCGAAAGGCTTGCCGTGAATGGCTTGATAGGCTGAGGTTGTTAGCACAAGGAGTTCGTGCCACTTGTGAGTCAACATCCGAGTATGCACCTGAAGTGGAACAAGCGATAAGCTgcattgaaacaaaattccagCAGGAAAGTTACCTCTACAGGCAATTCCAGGTAGAAAGGCAACCTCTTGGTCCACTGCACCAGTTTGTAAACTATCGAGTCTCCTATCTGGCACAATTTTTCACTGAGATCGCTGTTATGGTCCAAAAGCTCCTCCAAATTCTGcatgtattttttatgagaaaacCATCCGTAAATTTTCAAGGGTTAACGTACCCTGAGAGTCGCGATATCTTGAAACTCGTCACAGTCTATCAGCGTTTGGATGAGGCTTAAGCTAGTTTCAAAAGGCATTACTGGTCTATCCCTAGAGGAACTTACGGCACTATCCAGTCTTTGCCTTAAGTGCACAACCTGCAAGCAGACGATCATTTTAGAATTCGGAACCAAAAAAAAGGGAATAAAAACTCTCACCTCGCTAGGGTTAGTTAGAGCAGTCTTTAATATGAGTCCGTTGACAAGGTGAGGCGGCAACGCGTTGCCAGGAGACTCCTTGTGCTTCTCGGTGGTTAGATGCGCAACTGTGGCCAGCTGCTGGTGCTGCAACTTGGTCAACGGCGTCGGATGGTGCAGCGAGTTGATCGCGTGAGTTTTGCTGACAGCCCCCGTGGGTGACTTCTTGTGCTTCTTGTACTTTACCTGCGAATtgaacaacaaattaaattaatacaaagTCAGCGGAAACTCCACGATTGGCACTTACTTTGTAAAGGTTGTATACAGCCCCGGAATTCCTGCCTCCAGGCATTCTATCTTCTCGTAccgctaaaaatttaaaatgatcatTAGTGTCATTGACGAACTGATGGTTGAATGAACAAAGGAATGGAGAAGAAATTGTTCGCACCTTGTAACACCATGCCCTGCTCAATGCACTTCTTGAATCTGCAATACTGGCAACGGTTTCTCTGTGCTTTGTTGATTTCGCAGTTACCGTCTGCGACGCATGTGTACACCCGTCTGTTTTGTACTGTCCTCTTGAAAAATCCCTTACACCTGACAGACCGAAAGAATATGAGTCTTGGAACCACAAATACtacgataaaaattaaaatgtttctatAAAACAAAGCTTCttatcatttattatttaagatgTTTTACTATCAGTTTATAGGCATGCAGGCATGAAGTGggagagttaaattttgagctttaatatacattaaaaagtcatgcaaaaataattataaaactgGAGtccatttaaaactaaaaatgattttaggTAAAAACGCCTCCTTAAGAgcgaaataaacaaaatatcacaCTGTGGGGACATGTTAAAAAGACACCAAGAAATATATTATGATTGATCGTAAGCAATGACCTACCACAAACGTATGAACGACTGAagcaaccaaccaaccaaccaccAAAGGAGGTGCAATGAGAAAGTTAATTGGGGGGAGGGAGTAAATACTGAGGGACTGATGTTAGGACTCTGAAACTCCTAAGAGAGGCAACACCTGAGAATGCAAGGGCGGCGGAGAGCGCCGCGTACTCACCCCTCGCACGTGATGATTCCGTAGTGAAGACCGGTGGCCTTGTCTTCGCAGATCATGCACACCATCGGCGGCTCGTATTCAGACTCGTCCTCCATGTGCGTGGCCATCGGGGCGCCACCCAACTTGATGTGCGGCTGCGGCCTACCACCCCACGAAGTCAGGTTCAGAGCCTGAAGGGCAGGATTGGTccgagttaaaaattgatattcagATTTCTTGTcattaaaactgaattttcgCGCAGGATGGACCTGCAAGTGCATACAAAATGAGAAtggcaaagttttttttttcaaggttTCAGTCAGCCACACCGCTCAAAACTACTGTATTTTcgaattgcattattttggtATCACAAACCTGAGGATTGAGTTCAGGGTGCTGAAGCGGTGCCGCGGCAGGGGGTAGTTGGCTGAGGTCGCCAGCCCAGAGCCGCTCCATATTGAGCGGCGTCTGGAAGTGCGGCCTCTCCGTCCTAATGACCGTCTGGCTGGGTTGAGGCGGCGCTTGGTGGTGGGAGTGGAAGTTTGCCGTGTCCTGGCCCAGACTGAGCAGGCCGTCCACGGACATCTTGATCTGCTCTTCCGTACTGTAGTTGTTCATCTtgggatgctgctgctgctgttgctgttgttggCTCTGGGGTGActgcgacggcggcggctgttgatgctgctgctgctgcagcggaGGCGGCTGCTGGTGGGGAGGCGGAGGGTGCATCAGGTGGTGCTCCTGCTGCTGGTTTGAGGACCACACCATGGTGCGAACGCCACCCACCTCGCCCATTATCACAGTCGGGGTGCGCATCCTCTGCTGCTGGGGGCTGACGCTGCTGCTTGTTGGTGACATATGGTTCTGCACGCCCTTGATGGGGATCATGGCAGGGGGGCCGCTGGCGCGCAGGCCACCACCCATCATGTCCGGCTTGAGGCTGGTGATTTTGGACAGGTAGCTGGACGGGTTCTGCGTGATCACTTGGCTCGGCGCCGACACCGGCCAGAAAGCTGGCGAGTTGCTCGATATGACGCTAGTAACTGGCTGCGAGGAGGTCGGCGTCGACACCGCCGGGTGATGGAGGTGATGGATGTGGTGCAGAGGGGGTGGAACTTggtgatgctgctgctgctgcacggaACCGGATGGCGAGTGCTGCGAACTCTGGGTCGGCGCCGGCTGTGGCGTCGCGGGCGATGGGGTTAGCACGGTTCTGCCCTCGCCacctgaaatgcaaattttattttcaaaccaaatgtttaacaattaagaaaaaatatttcaggataGTGGCAAAAAGCTCTagtttattttgctaaaatatgtCAAGTGGTTTTTACAGCTGATTAGGAAATGGAAAACTCAAATACGAGGAAATAGAAGCTTTCGCTTTGTGACGCATTTGCAGCATTACTCACCGCCGTCGAAAACGCTGTTATCTTCTATTGGCTGCGTCGCCTCTGAGTTTGTGTTTGGAACTACGTCCGGCCTGGGAGTTTCCGTAATAACGCCAGGTCCAGGAGACGCTCTGCTGGATTAATGCAATTGTTTAGTACGGCGAATGCTCAGCTTAAGCTTTTCAAACTTCTATACCTCTCAACTTTTAATGCGGGACTACTTGAGGGCTGCGGCGACTCTTCCTCGTTTGGAGCCATATTGGCACTCTCTGGTGAGGGAGTTTCAGTTGCACTCTcgcctttaaaatttaaaaaaatagaattagaATTTAACCAgctacaatttattattttaggaGTTCACACGGCTTCAATTGAaattggtaaataaataaataaaattttattgaaatagagcttttttaatttaaaatccttcAAGAAGTATAGGTATAGGTACTTTTGTAGGGTATGCATTCCGCACGTCACGAGTAcgcagcaggttgcatacacgCACACAAAATGACAGAATAACGAGGAGCAGAACTCACCGTCGCTGCTGCATCTGCTGTCGACTTTGTGCCTTTTCAGTTTGATGTCCTGAAACAGGCTCATAATCTGCAAGTCGCGAGGGGTGGCCGTCATCGTGCTCATTATTCCTGCAACAGAGAGAAACGCGACGTGAGCCGACGGTTGAGAATAGGAGCGGTGCATGGTATGTATGTGGTGGAGcatagaaaaattgtaaattcagCCAGCGCTGGGCCAAATGGATTTTTCCCGAGAGCAAATGCCCTTGCCCGCCGTCTGAATAGCAGCGGCGCAGACGAATACAGCCTCCCGCCGGTGGTGGAAAAGCATGCATGCTTGTACGgcggagctgctgctgctgctgttggccGGACTATTTTTCGCCGAGCATAATGTGCATTGATTAAGTAGCATTGACATTTGTGACCTCTAGACAGAGAGCAGTGTGCTTGCATCCTAGACACACCAAGGCTGCTGCTGTGTATTATTGcggtctctctttctcatttCTCTGTCTTATCTGCGCCTCCGTGCAGACCGATGCAGTTGGCTGAATTGACCTCTGACTTTCCGAGCCTTGGcgattgcaataataaaaagcacatAGTTGTTTTCAACCTGCCTGGCACTTGTGCGGCTTTCTATAAATACGACCACGTGATCACGGTAGCTCCGGATAATTGAGGAAGGTGATGGCTGAGCTCATAGTGAGGTGACTCCTACTGCGACTTTTGCCGTCGTTGCCGCCGTCGGCTTCGACCGCGGTTGCATAATTCGCGACTCATTCGGCGAGCATCTAGAATCGCGCCCTCCACCCGACGTATTTTTAGTCGCAGCCAATCAAAGTGCATGCTCTCTTGCCGTGCACGCGGTCAAGGATTCtcaatgtgtgtgtgtgtgtgtgtgtgtgtgtgttcgagAGTTCTTGGCACGAGCCGCACTTCTACGAATTTTGCATTTGATGCGTTCGGCGCCGAGAACGCTTTTCTagcgagagagggagagagagagagagaaaaacacCGCGAGCTTTCCTATTGATTGGAATCTCGATTGATACGagataaaacaaaacacaGATGGCATTGAGCTGTGTTTGGTGTTTGATCAGCATTCGTATTGTGTAATACGAACTGAGGCGGCCGATGAATCATTGAAAGTCGGATTTCGGATATTCTAATGGGCTCTCCTCCACCCATCAAGTTCACACGTGTCGCCACGAAAGAGGGATTGCAACAGCCCAGCACGCGCCCTCGAAACAAGGTTCAGGGACGATACACATCCAGCACAGGATGCTGCCTCGATTGTTGCACGCGAGGGGCAATAATCCGACGCCGGGTGCCCCTCGAAAAATTGGGACAATCAGGCCACAGGAGACGCGTGTGGCCTTCTGCTGCGCCTTATTTTTCTCGGGCAGTGGCCAAAATTAACTCGCTAATCGCGCCGGGTCGAAATAGAAGCCTTGTCTGTTTACAAACACGATGCACGGTCGAAAAGAAAGACGCGTTTCCGATGCGTTGGTGCATGCGATCCAGATCGTTAAgtcataaaaaagcaatttcatttcacaGTGACGGAGAGTTAGGTGGAGTTGAGATGCAATTTTCTGCATGTTACTCACGCAATGGTAGTTGCCGGCTTTCGCAGTTATTACCGCTAATGAATGCACGCTTGTGCGCTACGAAAACAACAAGCAGAAATAAAAGGCGCTGCACCGCGAGAAACAGACACTTTCTCAGAAAAGCAATTAGCATACAGTTTGGCTTCAAAACAAGCAGAGATCCGGCTACTCACTCGTTGCGTATTGCGCGGGCAAAGGCTCAGGGATGCCTTGCAAGTCGTCTCGCTGTTTCTATTGGAACATTGTCACATTGAACCGTCGCTCTCGGAGTCGCGGTGGCTCTTCGTGAATGCATTTGGCCTAGTAACGTGACGCGAGACTCGGCCACGGCGAGCGCTGCAGCAGAAATGCACTCGAATGCACTTTTGTGCAGctccgcctgcctgcctgcctgccggcCTGCCTCCTATCTGTCTCTATTTCTCCTATCCCGCCGCCAGCGAGCGGCCTAGACAGAGGCAGGGACGGAAAAGAGACGAGCGAATTCGTAACTATCTCAGCTataaatgctaaaattacGTGCGAGCACAcggaaaatgtaaatatatgCACCGATGACATCATGACTTATGCAGCTGCACTCGTTCGTCAGCCTTTCTGTTTCCCTCGAACCCGTCGTCCTAGTCCCACCGGAAGTCGGAACACGCGGCCCAACTCCTGAGCGAATTTGATTCCCACTAGTCTTGCGAATACGCAGTTTGCACCCCGTGGTAATTCGATTGGATGCACGTGATTGAGAGTCATATGCTCGCAGCAATTTGCGTTGCAGAGTCGCTCATTACATGGTGTGCCACACATGCAAATTGCAACGGGATCGGCGAGACGGTGTTCGCGTCCACACCGACTTTGAAACTCGGCACCTGCTCACTCACTCTTCacgtattttttctaaaatgttttgacATTCATTCAGGCTCGAGGTCGAACTAGCCTTTAAGTTGCATCCAAATCTATAAACGAGTGGCGAGAGAGGCTGCCGGGGGCGGAGTCTGGGCTGCATTCATGCAATGTGTACACAAAGAGCGAagatgccgccgccgccgccaccgctgctgctCCTCGGCTGTTTTTTTATCACCCGCCGTTCACGAGCCGCGCAGCTGCATTATGCAATTTCGGTGTCGGGGTTAAGGAATAGAGGACAAGGCCTATTTTATTATCGAGCATTATCACTGTGTGCGGCAGCTAGCCAACAACAAGTTGAACTAGCAATTAATTCGCCCTTATCGGTGTCTCAGGGGACAAATTCGATTTCTTCCACACGCTTCGTGTCGGCCGAtcgctctctcgctttttgtgtttgtgcagTTTGCTTCCTCAGCCCGTCAGCCCACGCGCCCACGCGGCGGACGTGTGCTTGAGCACCAAAAACCGTTGACTGCCACTACTGCGCCACCAAAATCTTTCAGGGCCACGTCTTCTCGCGCATTCTAGCTATAGACAGCAGCCAGCGTGCGCGGTGTTTCGCAATATCTGCCGCTGCAGTTTGTTTGCACTCGAGACCTTGCGCCTTTATTTCGGGCCGCCCTTGctttttttcctcttgaaaGAAATCGATTCGTGCCTGAACCCCGCACGTTCTGCGGTCAATGAGACGGGGCTCGCTAGTGCGTGATTACTGTTTACCAGATCCGGTGGTTCTGCCAGAATTTCGCTCTAACAAAGGAAGGCCGCAACAGGGATCGTTTCCTTCTGATaagatattatttgaaattttaattcccgCTCCttttgtaaacacaaaaacaaGCCTTTTGTTTACTTTGTTTCGCCTGAGAGAGTCatagtttcaaatttagtGTGAAACCAAAATCAGGAAGAAATCAGATGACACGATGCGATATACAGTCATTAGAGCGGCTGATTCGAATTGAGGAAAACACCCCGGCAGCGTGTAAACGAGCCCAAACCGAATTTGCGTTCCTTGAACCCTTGTGCTAGATACACATGGAGCACggccgagagagaaagagaggacgGAAAGCCGGCTGTTCCGTGAGCGCGCACTCGCCGCCACCGACTCCACCCCTAGCCTCCCCCGACTCCCACCTGTTTGTAACTAACCACCCCTGGCGTGGCGGTGCTGCCAGCACCACTTCCTGGGTCAATGCACTGACCTCGTTTGACCTCGACTTTACCCCCTGCCTGCAACCGAACCAACGGCCCCGTCTCTCTCcctttttttttgttgttcgAGCACGCTGCGtgccagaaaaattattgagacTGTACTGCCCGTGCACATCTGCGGTGAGTGCAACTTTGAGCCCGTCGCACTCAAGTGATCGATGCATTGGTTGcagattatttttgcattgtaaatgcaaaaggtGTGCTTCACTTGCCAATGTTCTTCGGAAAAATGAAGCTACATGAGGTAGTgtgatttcttttaaaaccagaaacaaaaatacaacttTTAAACGATGTTTTGCAAGCAAGTCCAAGGCTAAGTCTGCGATATATCTTAACATAGGTAATGTGGGAAACCTTTCAAATGAAGCCATTTTTAGAACGCTAATGCTATTTCAGAAGCAAGTATATTACATGCCCTCAGTAATAAGGCCCGAAATAGACAAATCGCCTTTAAGCAGACGCTTTTTTGTTCACACGAACGTCTCTTCAAAGCAAACGAGAACTCCGCGTCATCTATTTCAAATAGGACATCAGAATTAATTCCGCACCAAAGTGGGAGGACTTTTAGAAGAGACGTTTGCGAAGTAATTGCAATCGGAGCTGCTGTCGACGCGAATC encodes:
- the Hr4 gene encoding hormone receptor 4 isoform X1, which gives rise to MQPADTTEPKRIMSTMTATPRDLQIMSLFQDIKLKRHKVDSRCSSDGESATETPSPESANMAPNEEESPQPSSSPALKVESRASPGPGVITETPRPDVVPNTNSEATQPIEDNSVFDGGGEGRTVLTPSPATPQPAPTQSSQHSPSGSVQQQQHHQVPPPLHHIHHLHHPAVSTPTSSQPVTSVISSNSPAFWPVSAPSQVITQNPSSYLSKITSLKPDMMGGGLRASGPPAMIPIKGVQNHMSPTSSSVSPQQQRMRTPTVIMGEVGGVRTMVWSSNQQQEHHLMHPPPPHQQPPPLQQQQHQQPPPSQSPQSQQQQQQQQHPKMNNYSTEEQIKMSVDGLLSLGQDTANFHSHHQAPPQPSQTVIRTERPHFQTPLNMERLWAGDLSQLPPAAAPLQHPELNPQVHPARKFSFNDKKSEYQFLTRTNPALQALNLTSWGGRPQPHIKLGGAPMATHMEDESEYEPPMVCMICEDKATGLHYGIITCEGCKGFFKRTVQNRRVYTCVADGNCEINKAQRNRCQYCRFKKCIEQGMVLQAVREDRMPGGRNSGAVYNLYKVKYKKHKKSPTGAVSKTHAINSLHHPTPLTKLQHQQLATVAHLTTEKHKESPGNALPPHLVNGLILKTALTNPSEVVHLRQRLDSAVSSSRDRPVMPFETSLSLIQTLIDCDEFQDIATLRNLEELLDHNSDLSEKLCQIGDSIVYKLVQWTKRLPFYLELPVEVHTRMLTHKWHELLVLTTSAYQAIHGKPFDQNTDFNQEVANNLSTLQACLSSMMGRHITMEQLRQDVGLMVEKITHVTLMFRKMCLRMEEYVCLKVITMLNQGRSGCGELEIIQDRYMNCLKYYVEHSFPQQPGRFQELLVRLPEVQSAAALLLESKMFYVPFLLNSAIQR
- the Hr4 gene encoding hormone receptor 4 isoform X2; the protein is MQPADTTEPKRIMSTMTATPRDLQIMSLFQDIKLKRHKVDSRCSSDGESATETPSPESANMAPNEEESPQPSSSPALKVERASPGPGVITETPRPDVVPNTNSEATQPIEDNSVFDGGGEGRTVLTPSPATPQPAPTQSSQHSPSGSVQQQQHHQVPPPLHHIHHLHHPAVSTPTSSQPVTSVISSNSPAFWPVSAPSQVITQNPSSYLSKITSLKPDMMGGGLRASGPPAMIPIKGVQNHMSPTSSSVSPQQQRMRTPTVIMGEVGGVRTMVWSSNQQQEHHLMHPPPPHQQPPPLQQQQHQQPPPSQSPQSQQQQQQQQHPKMNNYSTEEQIKMSVDGLLSLGQDTANFHSHHQAPPQPSQTVIRTERPHFQTPLNMERLWAGDLSQLPPAAAPLQHPELNPQVHPARKFSFNDKKSEYQFLTRTNPALQALNLTSWGGRPQPHIKLGGAPMATHMEDESEYEPPMVCMICEDKATGLHYGIITCEGCKGFFKRTVQNRRVYTCVADGNCEINKAQRNRCQYCRFKKCIEQGMVLQAVREDRMPGGRNSGAVYNLYKVKYKKHKKSPTGAVSKTHAINSLHHPTPLTKLQHQQLATVAHLTTEKHKESPGNALPPHLVNGLILKTALTNPSEVVHLRQRLDSAVSSSRDRPVMPFETSLSLIQTLIDCDEFQDIATLRNLEELLDHNSDLSEKLCQIGDSIVYKLVQWTKRLPFYLELPVEVHTRMLTHKWHELLVLTTSAYQAIHGKPFDQNTDFNQEVANNLSTLQACLSSMMGRHITMEQLRQDVGLMVEKITHVTLMFRKMCLRMEEYVCLKVITMLNQGRSGCGELEIIQDRYMNCLKYYVEHSFPQQPGRFQELLVRLPEVQSAAALLLESKMFYVPFLLNSAIQR
- the Hr4 gene encoding hormone receptor 4 isoform X4, yielding MSTMTATPRDLQIMSLFQDIKLKRHKVDSRCSSDGESATETPSPESANMAPNEEESPQPSSSPALKVESRASPGPGVITETPRPDVVPNTNSEATQPIEDNSVFDGGGEGRTVLTPSPATPQPAPTQSSQHSPSGSVQQQQHHQVPPPLHHIHHLHHPAVSTPTSSQPVTSVISSNSPAFWPVSAPSQVITQNPSSYLSKITSLKPDMMGGGLRASGPPAMIPIKGVQNHMSPTSSSVSPQQQRMRTPTVIMGEVGGVRTMVWSSNQQQEHHLMHPPPPHQQPPPLQQQQHQQPPPSQSPQSQQQQQQQQHPKMNNYSTEEQIKMSVDGLLSLGQDTANFHSHHQAPPQPSQTVIRTERPHFQTPLNMERLWAGDLSQLPPAAAPLQHPELNPQVHPARKFSFNDKKSEYQFLTRTNPALQALNLTSWGGRPQPHIKLGGAPMATHMEDESEYEPPMVCMICEDKATGLHYGIITCEGCKGFFKRTVQNRRVYTCVADGNCEINKAQRNRCQYCRFKKCIEQGMVLQAVREDRMPGGRNSGAVYNLYKVKYKKHKKSPTGAVSKTHAINSLHHPTPLTKLQHQQLATVAHLTTEKHKESPGNALPPHLVNGLILKTALTNPSEVVHLRQRLDSAVSSSRDRPVMPFETSLSLIQTLIDCDEFQDIATLRNLEELLDHNSDLSEKLCQIGDSIVYKLVQWTKRLPFYLELPVEVHTRMLTHKWHELLVLTTSAYQAIHGKPFDQNTDFNQEVANNLSTLQACLSSMMGRHITMEQLRQDVGLMVEKITHVTLMFRKMCLRMEEYVCLKVITMLNQGRSGCGELEIIQDRYMNCLKYYVEHSFPQQPGRFQELLVRLPEVQSAAALLLESKMFYVPFLLNSAIQR
- the Hr4 gene encoding hormone receptor 4 isoform X3, which codes for MECGIMSTMTATPRDLQIMSLFQDIKLKRHKVDSRCSSDGESATETPSPESANMAPNEEESPQPSSSPALKVESRASPGPGVITETPRPDVVPNTNSEATQPIEDNSVFDGGGEGRTVLTPSPATPQPAPTQSSQHSPSGSVQQQQHHQVPPPLHHIHHLHHPAVSTPTSSQPVTSVISSNSPAFWPVSAPSQVITQNPSSYLSKITSLKPDMMGGGLRASGPPAMIPIKGVQNHMSPTSSSVSPQQQRMRTPTVIMGEVGGVRTMVWSSNQQQEHHLMHPPPPHQQPPPLQQQQHQQPPPSQSPQSQQQQQQQQHPKMNNYSTEEQIKMSVDGLLSLGQDTANFHSHHQAPPQPSQTVIRTERPHFQTPLNMERLWAGDLSQLPPAAAPLQHPELNPQVHPARKFSFNDKKSEYQFLTRTNPALQALNLTSWGGRPQPHIKLGGAPMATHMEDESEYEPPMVCMICEDKATGLHYGIITCEGCKGFFKRTVQNRRVYTCVADGNCEINKAQRNRCQYCRFKKCIEQGMVLQAVREDRMPGGRNSGAVYNLYKVKYKKHKKSPTGAVSKTHAINSLHHPTPLTKLQHQQLATVAHLTTEKHKESPGNALPPHLVNGLILKTALTNPSEVVHLRQRLDSAVSSSRDRPVMPFETSLSLIQTLIDCDEFQDIATLRNLEELLDHNSDLSEKLCQIGDSIVYKLVQWTKRLPFYLELPVEVHTRMLTHKWHELLVLTTSAYQAIHGKPFDQNTDFNQEVANNLSTLQACLSSMMGRHITMEQLRQDVGLMVEKITHVTLMFRKMCLRMEEYVCLKVITMLNQGRSGCGELEIIQDRYMNCLKYYVEHSFPQQPGRFQELLVRLPEVQSAAALLLESKMFYVPFLLNSAIQR